In the Streptomyces fradiae ATCC 10745 = DSM 40063 genome, one interval contains:
- a CDS encoding trypsin-like serine peptidase, whose translation MRLHRPSAAVLLATAGLLAGALTAAPATAAPAPEAEGAAGAVAARTVPAAEQRGAAGFWTAERMRGATPLDLRPTPGRLAALKAPEPGGPTRTVAPTAASASTAAAPSTAAGAPSNEVGALAFPQAGGAWTGGGAVVKTSGRVFFTFDGRTASCSANAVTSKNESTVITAGHCVKYQGSWHTNFVFVPAYDNGQAPYGQWTATRTLTTPQWEASEDINHDVGAAVLAPLNGQKLTAVTGAQGIQFNGGYNKAMYAFGFPAASPYDGSRLIYCSGNSSKDFLFSQDHSLGCNMTGGSSGGPWFTGFSEASGTGLQVSVNSFGYTFLPNRMFGPYFGNEAQALYDTAQSS comes from the coding sequence GTGAGACTGCATCGCCCGTCCGCGGCCGTCCTGCTCGCCACCGCCGGCCTCCTGGCCGGCGCCCTCACCGCCGCCCCCGCGACCGCCGCCCCCGCGCCCGAGGCGGAAGGGGCCGCCGGGGCCGTCGCCGCCCGGACCGTGCCCGCCGCCGAGCAGCGCGGCGCCGCCGGCTTCTGGACCGCCGAGCGGATGCGCGGCGCCACCCCGCTCGACCTGCGCCCGACGCCCGGCCGGCTCGCCGCGCTCAAGGCGCCGGAGCCGGGCGGCCCGACGAGGACCGTCGCCCCGACGGCCGCGTCGGCGAGCACGGCCGCCGCGCCCTCGACGGCGGCCGGCGCCCCCTCGAACGAGGTGGGCGCGCTCGCCTTCCCGCAGGCCGGGGGCGCCTGGACGGGCGGCGGGGCCGTCGTGAAGACCTCCGGGCGGGTGTTCTTCACCTTCGACGGCCGCACCGCCTCCTGCTCCGCCAACGCCGTGACCAGCAAGAACGAGTCCACCGTCATCACGGCCGGGCACTGCGTGAAGTACCAGGGGAGCTGGCACACCAACTTCGTCTTCGTCCCCGCGTACGACAACGGCCAGGCCCCGTACGGTCAGTGGACCGCGACCAGGACGCTCACGACGCCCCAGTGGGAGGCGAGCGAGGACATCAACCACGACGTCGGCGCCGCCGTCCTCGCCCCGCTGAACGGCCAGAAGCTGACGGCCGTGACCGGCGCGCAGGGCATCCAGTTCAACGGCGGCTACAACAAGGCGATGTACGCCTTCGGCTTCCCGGCCGCCTCCCCGTACGACGGGTCCAGGCTGATCTACTGCAGCGGGAACTCCTCCAAGGACTTCCTGTTCTCGCAGGACCACAGCCTGGGCTGCAACATGACCGGCGGGTCGAGCGGCGGGCCCTGGTTCACCGGCTTCAGCGAGGCGTCCGGCACCGGGCTCCAGGTGTCGGTGAACAGCTTCGGCTACACGTTCCTGCCGAACCGCATGTTCGGGCCCTACTTCGGCAACGAGGCGCAGGCGCTGTACGACACCGCCCAGTCCTCCTGA
- a CDS encoding Lrp/AsnC family transcriptional regulator produces MDAIDRAILRELQADGRLSNQELAARVGLTPSPCMRRVRQLEQDGVIQGYRAVIDPEAVDRGFEVLVSIEVERDREVVEAFEAALQDIPDVVEAYRLFGSPGCLLRIAVADLRAYERLWIEKLTALTGVKEVNSQIIMKRVKEPTGLPVDG; encoded by the coding sequence ATGGACGCGATCGACCGCGCTATCTTGCGCGAACTCCAGGCGGACGGACGGCTGAGCAACCAGGAGCTGGCGGCGCGCGTGGGCCTGACCCCGTCGCCGTGCATGCGCCGGGTGCGCCAGCTGGAGCAGGACGGGGTGATCCAGGGCTACCGGGCGGTGATCGACCCCGAGGCGGTGGACCGGGGCTTCGAGGTGCTGGTCTCCATCGAGGTGGAGCGGGACCGCGAGGTGGTGGAGGCGTTCGAGGCGGCGCTCCAGGACATCCCGGACGTCGTCGAGGCGTACCGGCTGTTCGGCAGCCCCGGCTGCCTGCTGCGGATCGCGGTGGCGGACCTGCGGGCGTACGAGCGGCTGTGGATCGAGAAGCTGACCGCCCTGACGGGGGTCAAGGAGGTCAACTCCCAGATCATCATGAAGCGCGTGAAGGAGCCGACGGGGCTCCCGGTGGACGGCTGA
- a CDS encoding asparaginase — protein sequence MGRIVVISTGGTIASRWQGSGFAAEAHGREVMATACVPEGVTVEVVDLFSVNSPRLTTAHQLTLVRTVHEVLADPGVDGVVVTHGTDTLEESAFLVDLHHGDPRPVVFTGAQLPLDAEDGDGPRNLYDALLTADRCRDLGVLIAFDGKVHAARGTVKTHTLDADAFADPSGTRLGTIGFGKVSVPRRPERPAPLPLPDVPAGAPPRVDMVMHHADGDALLLRAAVDAGARGLVLVATGAGNATPEIAAAVAEATARGVLVALTTRVPAGPVAQIYTHGGAVDLVAAGAVPTGTLRAGQARIAVLAALLAAPEPADPAERVRLLRHALGEPVPAPGLAAV from the coding sequence GTGGGACGGATCGTCGTCATCAGTACCGGCGGCACGATAGCCAGCCGCTGGCAGGGTTCCGGGTTCGCCGCCGAGGCGCACGGGCGGGAGGTCATGGCCACCGCCTGCGTACCGGAGGGCGTCACCGTCGAGGTCGTCGACCTCTTCAGCGTCAACAGCCCCCGCCTCACCACCGCCCACCAGCTCACCCTGGTGCGGACCGTCCACGAGGTGCTGGCCGACCCCGGTGTCGACGGCGTCGTCGTCACCCACGGCACGGACACCCTGGAGGAGTCCGCCTTCCTCGTGGACCTGCACCACGGCGACCCGCGCCCCGTCGTCTTCACCGGCGCCCAGCTCCCCCTCGACGCCGAGGACGGCGACGGGCCGCGCAACCTCTACGACGCGCTCCTCACCGCCGATCGCTGCCGGGACCTCGGCGTCCTGATCGCCTTCGACGGCAAGGTGCACGCCGCGCGCGGCACGGTGAAGACCCACACCCTGGACGCCGACGCCTTCGCCGACCCGTCCGGCACCCGCCTGGGCACCATCGGCTTCGGCAAGGTGTCCGTACCGCGCCGCCCCGAGCGGCCCGCCCCGCTGCCGCTGCCCGACGTCCCGGCCGGCGCCCCGCCGCGCGTCGACATGGTGATGCACCACGCCGACGGCGACGCGCTGCTGCTGCGCGCCGCCGTCGACGCGGGGGCCCGCGGCCTCGTCCTGGTCGCCACGGGCGCCGGCAACGCCACGCCCGAGATCGCCGCCGCCGTCGCCGAGGCCACCGCGCGGGGCGTCCTCGTGGCGCTCACCACCCGCGTCCCGGCCGGGCCCGTGGCGCAGATCTACACCCACGGCGGCGCCGTGGACCTGGTCGCGGCGGGCGCCGTCCCGACCGGGACGCTGCGCGCCGGGCAGGCCCGCATCGCCGTGCTCGCCGCGCTCCTCGCCGCGCCGGAGCCGGCCGATCCGGCGGAGCGCGTACGGCTCCTGCGCCACGCCCTCGGCGAACCGGTCCCCGCGCCCGGCCTGGCGGCGGTCTGA
- a CDS encoding GNAT family N-acetyltransferase: MIIRPMPFDHPDAVKLNDQVQLEYAERYDGDGDETPLDPAMFDPPRGLYLMAYDERERPVATGGWRAMDENGEGYADGDAELKRMYVVPEARGLGLARRILARLEEDARAAGRRRMCLETGTKQPEAISLYLSSGYQPCAKFGLYRFHEDSRCFAKLLTGQ; the protein is encoded by the coding sequence ATGATTATACGCCCGATGCCGTTCGACCACCCCGACGCCGTCAAGCTCAACGACCAGGTCCAGCTCGAGTACGCCGAGCGGTACGACGGCGACGGCGACGAGACCCCGCTCGATCCGGCCATGTTCGATCCGCCGCGCGGCCTCTATCTGATGGCCTACGACGAGCGCGAGCGCCCCGTCGCCACGGGCGGCTGGCGCGCCATGGACGAGAACGGCGAGGGCTACGCGGACGGCGACGCCGAGCTGAAGCGGATGTACGTGGTCCCCGAGGCGCGCGGCCTGGGCCTGGCCCGACGCATCCTGGCCCGGCTGGAGGAGGACGCCCGCGCGGCGGGGCGGCGGCGCATGTGCCTGGAGACCGGCACCAAGCAGCCGGAGGCCATCTCCCTGTACCTGTCCAGCGGTTATCAGCCGTGCGCCAAGTTCGGCCTGTACCGGTTCCACGAGGACAGCCGCTGTTTCGCGAAACTCCTGACCGGTCAGTAA
- a CDS encoding DNRLRE domain-containing protein, producing the protein MTEREPAPRGRYPAPRAARLRGIALAAAVVMSVSLVDAGVAAATAPRAAAGTAGAAKAKPLGPAEAADAPTAMLLARLQQRRIEITGERTDSTTTWAEPDGTTTVEAHTGPIRVKDAKGAWRPIDMTLVATGDGVRPRRAAADVTLSGGGTAEPLAQVERGAQALGVGWAGTLPEPELDGPTATYPGAVEGGDLVVTALREGFQHNVVLRERPEGPVEYRLPVEAAGLTLKETADKRLLWHDAKGRTKAAAPAPVMWDSSLDRASGEPERIAGVDVEIEKGRGGEGQVLVLRPSAAFLADPAVKYPVTIDPTDSLMGPVTDTWIQYDDYLTSQRGSTELKAGTYDGSEKARSFLKFNVSKYAGKQVLDAKLRLYSSYSSTCSTDNAGIEARRITAAWDPAAISWSAQPSTTTSGAVTVKDAKGYSASCPAGYSTWDIDAIAQAWAGGQPNHGLRLAAAGESDPLTWRRYRSANYVDGSHNATHEPSLTVQYNSTPGAVTPLSPLTGTATADTTPTLSGKATDADGNTVALTFEVWRSDGTAALQSGTTAKVNSGATASWTPGTALAQGAHKWRARASDGTATGAWSAWQTFTVDTAKPAATAVSSTDFPAGQWSGTADENGDFSGAFTFTPPATDTKSVQYRLDGGSWTTVSTTGAPVTRTLTFKAGEHTLTARTRDAAGNLSTETAYAFSAGRGAALTSPADGDRPARRVVLTAEGRDTHTGVRYQYRHGEADGWKDVPVADVRRSSDGAAVTAWPFAVTGGKPASLYWNITSTLPNDGPVEIRAVFSAGTATDASPGTEVVVDRKAGEAPTSAVGPGSLNLLTGDFKIGAKDVEAFEVSVNRTFSSRANPSDTEGQAAIFGPGWVPSVSAQTSGSGYTQLRRTSATSVEILDAEGGSTAFTATAGGGWEPEAGAGTLTLTGSLTGDAFTLKDTDATVSVFRKAGAGATTWTLATSAAAVDDSTVTVVSETVVQGGETLARPKYLISPSEAVPAATCQTAPSTRGCRVVEFVYATATTATGWSTAADFGDYAGQVKAIKLWAADPGAATARDETLASYRYDASGRLRQQWNPHYSQGTQVQYSYDSAGRVFWMMPGSEQPWNFHYGTAGSSLTSGDGMLLKMTRPSLKQGTADTVESTATTTVVYDVPLTGAKAPHQMGAAAVGAWAQDEVPTDATAVFPADSVPASSTGADLPATGYGRATVTYVDANGRETNTARPGGGLDATEFDRYGNTVAQLTAANRELALGTAPDAAARLAALDLDGRTTAERAELLSSTTVYTEDGQRITDTYDPLHRVTLAGPLAASGGSPALAAGTAVPARRHTAYRYDEGRPADAAVSGMSTSTATGAAVEGYAQDADVQRTTTAYNWATGEELVTENAQGAQLSATRSTYRADGRLATTSLPKSDGADAGTLTYTYWTATGTGACAGRPEWAGLLCRTAPAGPVTGGGANPAQLVTSAFEYNRWGGVTKTTETANGVTSVLTITYDDAGRRVKSELTGGAGTATPATTYTFDPDTGRTLTVSSGGKSVAHGYDSLGRRISYQDGSGNTTRTEYDLLDRPVKSSDSTGESTAYGYDGTGDLTTVTDSAAGTFTARYAVDGTLVSQTLPGGHTLEVATDPLGRPTERVYTDAEGTTVLADVAEYDITGRRSGRTQTDGTAVSTDYAYDALGRLSRAADSGVEGCAVRAYGFDANSNRLTRTVTRDDCDPATSDATVDETAYAYDSADRLTGGGRVYDAFGRTTARDGVQYGYYTGDGLRSETVGDRRRTWDLDAAGRPALATTETRGADGAWTVAGTVTQHYGDESTSPDWEVRGDGTVTRFVGDATGALAATTTGGRVVLELANLAGDVAVRLDLADPSASSVQRYDEFGTPDGDTGATRYGWQGGAQVSSDTLSGVVLTGARAYEPDTGRFLQVDPQYDGGANAYVYCGGDPVGCRDLSGEASYYRYYDLGKTGASATKVFSYWKKHFKAIFPIPGRPKKITHEGQKFTLHPKAFGRRWDFPVKVNSIGKSYLQLGARFGHPDWPGGWVGFDLYKKKGRMKLEVRGKLGGLAAICNRTCNENQAKPYWDKLGKNLRKVVRDKF; encoded by the coding sequence ATGACAGAGAGGGAACCCGCCCCCCGCGGGCGGTACCCCGCGCCGCGCGCGGCACGGCTGAGGGGCATAGCCCTGGCCGCCGCCGTGGTGATGTCGGTGTCGCTGGTCGACGCCGGGGTGGCCGCGGCCACCGCGCCCAGGGCGGCGGCCGGCACGGCCGGGGCCGCGAAGGCCAAGCCGCTCGGCCCCGCCGAGGCGGCCGACGCGCCCACCGCGATGCTGCTCGCCCGGCTCCAGCAGCGCCGCATCGAGATCACCGGTGAGCGCACCGACTCGACGACGACCTGGGCCGAGCCGGACGGCACGACCACGGTCGAGGCCCACACCGGGCCGATCCGCGTCAAGGACGCCAAGGGCGCCTGGCGCCCGATCGACATGACGCTCGTCGCCACCGGGGACGGCGTGCGGCCCCGCCGCGCGGCGGCCGACGTGACCCTGTCCGGCGGCGGCACGGCCGAGCCCCTCGCCCAGGTCGAGCGGGGCGCGCAGGCGCTCGGCGTCGGCTGGGCCGGCACGCTGCCCGAGCCCGAGCTGGACGGCCCCACCGCCACGTACCCGGGCGCCGTCGAGGGCGGCGACCTGGTCGTCACCGCGCTGCGCGAGGGCTTCCAGCACAACGTCGTCCTGCGGGAGCGGCCCGAAGGGCCCGTCGAGTACCGGCTGCCCGTCGAGGCCGCCGGGCTCACCCTGAAGGAGACCGCCGACAAGCGGCTGCTGTGGCACGACGCGAAGGGCCGCACCAAGGCCGCCGCGCCCGCCCCCGTCATGTGGGACTCCTCCCTCGACCGGGCGTCCGGGGAGCCGGAGCGGATCGCCGGCGTCGACGTGGAGATCGAGAAGGGCCGCGGCGGCGAGGGCCAGGTGCTGGTGCTCAGGCCGAGCGCCGCCTTCCTCGCCGACCCGGCCGTGAAGTACCCCGTCACGATCGACCCGACCGACTCCCTGATGGGCCCGGTCACCGACACCTGGATCCAGTACGACGACTACCTGACCTCGCAGCGCGGCTCGACCGAGCTGAAGGCCGGCACGTACGACGGCTCCGAGAAGGCCCGCTCCTTCCTGAAGTTCAACGTCTCCAAGTACGCGGGCAAGCAGGTCCTCGACGCCAAGCTGCGCCTGTACTCGTCCTACTCGTCCACCTGCAGCACGGACAACGCGGGCATCGAGGCGCGGCGGATCACGGCCGCCTGGGACCCGGCGGCGATCAGCTGGTCCGCCCAGCCGTCGACCACCACGAGCGGCGCCGTCACCGTCAAGGACGCCAAGGGCTACTCGGCGTCCTGCCCCGCCGGGTACAGCACCTGGGACATCGACGCGATCGCGCAGGCGTGGGCGGGCGGCCAGCCCAACCACGGTCTGCGGCTCGCCGCGGCCGGCGAGAGCGACCCGCTGACCTGGCGCCGCTACCGCTCCGCCAACTACGTCGACGGCTCCCACAACGCGACCCACGAGCCGTCGCTCACCGTGCAGTACAACTCGACGCCCGGCGCCGTCACCCCGCTGTCCCCGCTGACCGGCACGGCCACCGCCGACACGACGCCCACCCTGTCGGGCAAGGCGACGGACGCCGACGGCAACACGGTCGCCCTCACCTTCGAGGTGTGGCGCTCCGACGGCACGGCCGCCCTCCAGTCCGGCACCACCGCCAAGGTGAACTCCGGCGCGACCGCGTCCTGGACCCCGGGCACGGCCCTGGCGCAGGGCGCCCACAAGTGGCGGGCCCGCGCCTCGGACGGCACCGCCACGGGCGCCTGGTCGGCGTGGCAGACCTTCACGGTCGACACCGCGAAGCCCGCCGCCACGGCCGTCTCCTCCACCGACTTCCCGGCCGGCCAGTGGTCCGGCACGGCCGACGAGAACGGCGACTTCAGCGGGGCGTTCACCTTCACGCCGCCCGCCACCGACACCAAGAGCGTCCAGTACCGGCTCGACGGCGGGTCCTGGACGACCGTGTCCACCACGGGCGCGCCCGTCACCCGCACCCTCACCTTCAAGGCGGGCGAGCACACGCTGACCGCCCGGACGCGCGACGCGGCCGGCAACCTCTCCACCGAGACCGCGTACGCGTTCTCCGCGGGCAGGGGCGCGGCGCTGACCTCCCCGGCGGACGGCGACCGCCCGGCCCGCCGCGTGGTGCTGACCGCCGAGGGCCGCGACACCCACACCGGGGTGCGCTACCAGTACCGCCACGGCGAGGCCGACGGCTGGAAGGACGTGCCGGTCGCCGACGTGCGGCGCAGCTCCGACGGCGCTGCCGTCACCGCCTGGCCGTTCGCCGTGACCGGCGGCAAGCCCGCCTCCCTGTACTGGAACATCACCTCCACCCTGCCCAACGACGGCCCGGTCGAGATCCGCGCCGTCTTCTCCGCCGGCACGGCCACCGACGCCTCGCCGGGCACCGAGGTCGTCGTCGACCGCAAGGCGGGCGAGGCCCCGACCAGCGCGGTCGGCCCCGGTTCGCTGAACCTCCTCACCGGCGACTTCAAGATCGGCGCCAAGGACGTCGAGGCGTTCGAGGTGTCCGTGAACCGGACGTTCTCCTCGCGCGCCAACCCCTCCGACACCGAGGGCCAGGCGGCGATCTTCGGGCCCGGCTGGGTCCCGTCGGTCAGCGCGCAGACCTCCGGCAGCGGCTACACGCAGCTGCGCCGGACCTCCGCCACCTCGGTGGAGATCCTGGACGCGGAGGGCGGCTCCACCGCCTTCACGGCCACCGCGGGCGGCGGCTGGGAGCCGGAGGCGGGCGCCGGGACGCTCACCCTGACCGGGTCGCTGACCGGTGACGCCTTCACCCTGAAGGACACCGACGCGACCGTGTCGGTCTTCCGCAAGGCCGGGGCGGGCGCCACCACGTGGACGCTGGCCACCTCGGCCGCGGCCGTGGACGACTCCACGGTCACCGTGGTCTCCGAGACGGTCGTCCAGGGCGGCGAGACCCTCGCCCGCCCGAAGTACCTGATCTCCCCGTCCGAGGCCGTACCCGCCGCCACCTGCCAGACGGCGCCTTCCACGCGCGGCTGCCGCGTCGTGGAGTTCGTCTACGCGACGGCCACCACCGCCACCGGCTGGTCCACCGCCGCCGACTTCGGCGATTACGCCGGCCAGGTGAAGGCGATCAAGCTGTGGGCGGCCGACCCGGGCGCCGCCACCGCGCGCGACGAGACGCTGGCCTCGTACCGCTACGACGCGTCGGGCCGCCTGCGCCAGCAGTGGAACCCGCACTACTCGCAGGGCACGCAGGTCCAGTACTCGTACGACTCCGCCGGCCGCGTCTTCTGGATGATGCCCGGCTCCGAGCAGCCGTGGAACTTCCACTACGGCACCGCCGGTTCGTCGCTGACCTCCGGCGACGGCATGCTCCTGAAGATGACCCGCCCGAGCCTGAAGCAGGGCACGGCGGACACCGTGGAGTCCACGGCCACCACCACCGTCGTCTACGACGTGCCGCTGACCGGGGCCAAGGCGCCCCACCAGATGGGCGCGGCGGCGGTCGGCGCGTGGGCGCAGGACGAGGTGCCCACCGACGCGACGGCGGTCTTCCCCGCCGACTCCGTCCCGGCCTCCTCCACCGGCGCCGACCTGCCGGCGACCGGCTACGGCCGGGCCACCGTCACGTACGTCGACGCCAACGGCCGCGAGACCAACACCGCCCGCCCCGGCGGCGGCCTGGACGCGACCGAGTTCGACCGGTACGGCAACACCGTCGCCCAGCTCACCGCCGCCAACCGCGAACTCGCCCTGGGCACCGCCCCGGACGCCGCGGCCCGGCTCGCCGCGCTCGACCTCGACGGGCGCACCACGGCCGAGCGCGCCGAACTGCTGTCGTCCACCACGGTGTACACCGAGGACGGCCAGCGGATCACCGACACCTACGACCCGCTGCACCGGGTGACCCTCGCCGGCCCGCTCGCCGCGTCCGGCGGCAGTCCGGCGCTCGCCGCGGGCACGGCCGTCCCGGCGCGCCGCCACACGGCGTACCGGTACGACGAGGGGCGGCCCGCCGACGCGGCCGTCTCCGGGATGTCCACCTCCACCGCCACGGGCGCGGCCGTCGAGGGCTACGCCCAGGACGCCGACGTCCAGCGGACCACCACCGCCTACAACTGGGCGACCGGCGAGGAGCTGGTCACCGAGAACGCCCAGGGCGCCCAGCTCAGCGCGACCCGCTCGACGTACCGCGCGGACGGCCGGCTGGCCACCACCAGCCTGCCGAAGTCGGACGGCGCCGACGCGGGCACGCTGACGTACACGTACTGGACCGCGACGGGCACCGGTGCGTGCGCGGGCCGCCCCGAGTGGGCGGGCCTGCTGTGCCGGACCGCCCCGGCGGGCCCGGTCACGGGCGGCGGCGCCAACCCGGCGCAGCTGGTCACCAGCGCGTTCGAGTACAACCGCTGGGGCGGCGTCACCAAGACGACCGAGACGGCGAACGGCGTCACGAGCGTCCTGACGATCACCTACGACGACGCGGGCCGCCGCGTCAAGAGCGAGCTGACCGGCGGCGCCGGCACGGCGACGCCCGCCACGACGTACACGTTCGACCCGGACACGGGCCGCACCCTGACCGTCTCCTCCGGCGGGAAGAGCGTCGCCCACGGCTACGACTCGCTCGGCCGGCGGATCTCCTACCAGGACGGCTCGGGCAACACCACGCGGACCGAGTACGACCTGCTCGACCGCCCCGTGAAGTCCTCGGACTCCACGGGCGAGTCCACCGCCTACGGGTACGACGGCACGGGCGACCTGACGACCGTCACCGACTCGGCGGCGGGCACGTTCACCGCCCGGTACGCGGTCGACGGCACGCTGGTGTCGCAGACGCTGCCCGGTGGGCACACGCTGGAGGTGGCCACCGACCCGCTGGGCCGGCCCACCGAGCGCGTGTACACCGACGCCGAGGGCACCACCGTCCTCGCCGACGTGGCGGAGTACGACATCACGGGCCGCCGGTCGGGCCGTACGCAGACGGACGGCACGGCCGTGTCGACCGACTACGCGTACGACGCGCTCGGCCGCCTCTCCCGCGCCGCCGACAGCGGCGTGGAGGGCTGCGCGGTCCGCGCGTACGGCTTCGACGCCAACAGCAACCGGCTCACCCGCACCGTCACCCGCGACGACTGCGACCCGGCCACGTCCGACGCGACCGTGGACGAGACGGCGTACGCCTACGACTCGGCGGACCGGCTGACGGGCGGCGGGCGCGTGTACGACGCGTTCGGCCGGACCACGGCCAGGGACGGCGTGCAGTACGGGTACTACACCGGCGACGGGCTGCGCTCGGAGACCGTCGGCGACCGGCGCCGCACCTGGGACCTGGACGCCGCGGGCCGCCCGGCCCTGGCGACCACGGAGACCCGCGGCGCGGACGGCGCCTGGACGGTGGCCGGCACGGTCACCCAGCACTACGGCGACGAGTCGACCTCCCCCGACTGGGAGGTGCGCGGCGACGGCACGGTGACCCGGTTCGTCGGCGACGCGACGGGCGCGCTCGCCGCGACGACGACCGGCGGCCGGGTGGTGCTGGAGCTGGCCAACCTCGCCGGCGACGTGGCGGTGCGGCTGGACCTGGCCGACCCGTCGGCGTCCAGCGTGCAGCGGTACGACGAGTTCGGCACGCCCGACGGTGACACCGGGGCGACCCGGTACGGCTGGCAGGGCGGCGCCCAGGTCTCCTCGGACACGCTCAGCGGCGTCGTCCTGACCGGTGCGCGCGCCTACGAGCCGGACACGGGACGCTTCCTCCAGGTCGACCCGCAGTACGACGGCGGCGCCAACGCGTACGTGTACTGCGGCGGCGACCCGGTCGGCTGCCGCGACCTGAGCGGTGAGGCGAGCTACTACCGGTACTACGACCTGGGCAAGACGGGCGCCTCGGCGACGAAGGTCTTCTCGTACTGGAAGAAGCACTTCAAGGCGATCTTCCCGATCCCCGGCCGCCCGAAGAAGATCACGCACGAGGGGCAGAAGTTCACGCTGCACCCGAAGGCGTTCGGCAGGCGCTGGGACTTCCCGGTGAAGGTCAACAGCATCGGCAAGAGCTACCTCCAGCTCGGCGCCCGCTTCGGGCACCCGGACTGGCCGGGCGGCTGGGTCGGCTTCGACCTGTACAAGAAGAAGGGCCGGATGAAGCTGGAGGTCCGCGGCAAGCTCGGCGGGCTGGCGGCGATCTGCAACCGGACCTGCAACGAGAACCAGGCCAAGCCGTACTGGGACAAGCTCGGGAAGAACCTCCGCAAGGTGGTCCGGGACAAGTTCTGA
- a CDS encoding exodeoxyribonuclease III, whose translation MLTVTTANVNGIRAAAKKGFVEWLAGTAADVLCLQEVRAEESQLPEAVRAPEGWYAAHAPAAAKGRAGVSLYTRREPDAVRVGFGSSEFDGSGRYLEADLPGVTVASLYLPSGEVGTERQDEKVRFMDAFLPYLKELKERAAADGREVVVCGDWNIAHREADLRNWRANRKSSGFLPEEREWLGRVLDEAAYVDVVRALHPDQEGPYSWWSYRGRAFDNDSGWRIDYQMATPGLASRALKAWVERAESHTARWSDHAPVTVVYGP comes from the coding sequence ATGCTCACTGTGACCACCGCCAATGTCAACGGAATCCGCGCCGCCGCCAAGAAGGGCTTCGTGGAGTGGCTGGCCGGGACGGCCGCCGACGTGCTCTGCCTCCAGGAGGTCCGGGCCGAGGAGTCCCAGCTCCCCGAGGCGGTGCGGGCGCCCGAGGGCTGGTACGCCGCCCACGCCCCGGCCGCCGCGAAGGGCCGCGCGGGGGTCTCCCTGTACACCCGGCGGGAGCCGGACGCGGTGCGCGTCGGCTTCGGGTCGAGCGAGTTCGACGGCTCCGGGCGCTACCTGGAGGCCGACCTCCCGGGGGTGACCGTCGCGAGCCTGTACCTGCCGTCCGGCGAGGTCGGCACGGAGCGCCAGGACGAGAAGGTCCGCTTCATGGACGCCTTCCTGCCGTACCTGAAGGAGCTCAAGGAGCGCGCGGCGGCGGACGGGCGGGAGGTCGTCGTGTGCGGCGACTGGAACATCGCGCACCGGGAGGCCGACCTCAGGAACTGGCGGGCCAACCGCAAGAGCAGCGGCTTCCTCCCGGAGGAGCGCGAGTGGCTCGGCCGCGTCCTGGACGAGGCCGCGTACGTGGACGTGGTGCGCGCCCTCCACCCCGACCAGGAGGGCCCGTACTCGTGGTGGTCGTACCGGGGCCGCGCCTTCGACAACGACTCGGGGTGGCGGATCGACTACCAGATGGCCACGCCGGGCCTGGCGTCCCGCGCGCTGAAGGCGTGGGTGGAGCGGGCCGAATCCCACACCGCCCGCTGGTCGGACCACGCCCCGGTGACGGTGGTCTACGGGCCCTGA